In the genome of Hymenobacter taeanensis, one region contains:
- a CDS encoding xanthine dehydrogenase molybdopterin binding subunit, which produces MNHLDPARHVRGESQYLDDILVQQGTLYAAVVESPVAHGKLLNIDFEAALQLPGVVRVLTAQDIPGENQIGGIVPDEPLLAEGHVHFRGQPVALVLAETEHQAHAALGHVRVEVSPLPIITDPRVAAAQNELIVPPRTFQIGDTQAAWAQCAHVFEGVAESGGQEHLYIETQGAYAFPTEMGGVRMVSSTQGPTAVQRHTARVLGIGMHQVEVDVTRLGGGFGGKEDQATTWGALAALGAFVVRRPVKLVLDRMADMRMTGKRHPYSSDFKIGLDKNLKLVAYEATFYQNAGAAADLSPAVLERTLFHATNSYFVPNVTATAYSCRTNLPPNTAFRGFGGPQGMFVIESALTCAAEQLGVPVAELQRRNLLREGDVLPYRQPTEGCHAEQAWDTTASLYNLPSLRAEVEAFNAQNKQFKKGLSVMPICFGISFTKTPMNQARALVHIYTDGSVGVSTGAVEMGQGVNTKIMQVAARTLGISPERVKVESTNTTRVANTSPSAASATADLNGKATEMACLALRERLLRLAATDLQMDYEGLTIEGEQVLAAGTPADTTWEKLVSAAYWQRVSLTENAHYATPGIHFDAQTNQGHPFAYHVYGTALTTVTVDCLRGTYTFDAVQIAHDFGQSLHPQIDRGQIEGGLVQGLGWMTLEELVFNDEGRLLSNSLNSYKIPDLYSAPKVIDVHFLDTPGHPNAIMRSKAVGEPPLMYGIGAYFAVRDAIRSFRPGASLPFSAPITPEKVLLSLYPDALLTPACASTTVTTSVAL; this is translated from the coding sequence ATGAATCACCTCGACCCGGCCCGCCATGTGCGCGGCGAATCGCAGTACCTCGATGATATTTTGGTGCAACAGGGCACCCTCTACGCGGCCGTGGTGGAGTCGCCGGTGGCACATGGTAAGCTATTGAACATTGATTTCGAAGCCGCTTTGCAGCTACCGGGAGTGGTGCGCGTGCTTACGGCCCAGGATATACCCGGGGAGAACCAGATTGGTGGTATCGTGCCCGATGAGCCCCTGCTGGCGGAAGGCCACGTGCACTTTCGTGGGCAGCCCGTGGCGCTGGTGCTGGCCGAAACCGAGCATCAGGCTCATGCCGCGCTAGGCCACGTGCGGGTGGAGGTTTCGCCCCTACCCATCATCACTGACCCACGCGTAGCCGCCGCGCAAAATGAGCTGATTGTGCCACCGCGCACTTTCCAGATCGGTGACACGCAAGCAGCCTGGGCGCAGTGCGCGCACGTATTTGAGGGCGTGGCAGAATCGGGCGGGCAAGAGCACCTGTACATAGAAACGCAGGGTGCTTACGCCTTCCCCACCGAAATGGGCGGGGTGCGCATGGTGTCCTCTACCCAGGGGCCAACGGCCGTGCAACGCCATACGGCGCGGGTGCTAGGCATTGGTATGCACCAGGTAGAAGTTGATGTTACGCGCCTTGGGGGTGGTTTTGGGGGTAAAGAAGACCAGGCTACCACTTGGGGTGCCTTGGCTGCGCTGGGGGCTTTTGTGGTACGTAGGCCAGTGAAGCTGGTGCTCGACCGCATGGCCGACATGCGCATGACCGGCAAGCGCCACCCCTACTCTTCCGACTTCAAAATTGGCCTCGATAAAAACCTGAAGCTAGTGGCCTACGAGGCTACCTTCTACCAGAATGCCGGAGCCGCCGCCGACCTCTCGCCAGCTGTGCTGGAGCGGACGCTGTTTCATGCTACCAACAGCTACTTCGTCCCGAACGTGACGGCCACCGCCTATAGCTGCCGCACTAACCTGCCGCCTAACACCGCTTTTCGGGGTTTTGGCGGTCCGCAGGGCATGTTCGTGATAGAGTCGGCGCTGACGTGTGCGGCGGAGCAGTTGGGCGTGCCGGTGGCAGAGCTGCAGCGGCGCAACCTACTCCGGGAGGGTGATGTGCTGCCCTACCGCCAGCCCACCGAGGGCTGCCACGCTGAGCAAGCCTGGGACACGACCGCCAGCCTGTATAACCTGCCTTCTCTGCGAGCCGAGGTAGAGGCCTTCAACGCCCAAAACAAGCAGTTCAAGAAAGGCCTTTCCGTAATGCCCATTTGCTTCGGCATTAGCTTCACCAAAACCCCCATGAACCAGGCCCGCGCCTTGGTGCACATCTACACCGATGGCTCGGTGGGTGTGAGCACCGGCGCGGTGGAAATGGGCCAGGGCGTGAACACCAAGATTATGCAGGTGGCGGCACGCACCCTGGGCATCTCGCCGGAGCGCGTGAAAGTGGAGAGCACCAACACCACTCGCGTAGCCAATACCTCCCCGTCTGCCGCCAGTGCCACCGCCGACCTCAACGGCAAAGCCACTGAAATGGCCTGCCTGGCCCTGCGCGAGCGGCTGCTGCGCCTGGCGGCCACCGACCTGCAGATGGACTATGAGGGCCTCACCATTGAAGGCGAGCAGGTGCTGGCAGCCGGCACGCCCGCCGATACTACGTGGGAGAAGCTGGTTTCAGCAGCCTACTGGCAGCGGGTGAGCCTGACGGAAAACGCTCATTACGCCACGCCTGGCATTCATTTCGACGCCCAAACCAACCAGGGTCACCCCTTCGCTTACCACGTCTACGGCACGGCTCTTACCACCGTCACCGTCGACTGCCTCCGGGGTACCTATACCTTTGATGCAGTACAAATTGCCCACGACTTCGGCCAGAGCCTGCACCCCCAGATTGACCGCGGGCAGATTGAGGGCGGCCTCGTGCAGGGCCTCGGTTGGATGACGCTGGAAGAATTGGTGTTCAACGACGAAGGCCGCCTGCTCAGCAACTCCCTCAATAGCTACAAAATCCCGGACCTGTACTCAGCGCCAAAAGTCATTGACGTGCATTTCCTGGATACTCCTGGCCACCCTAACGCCATCATGCGCTCCAAAGCCGTGGGCGAGCCCCCCCTGATGTATGGCATTGGGGCCTACTTCGCCGTGCGCGACGCTATCCGCAGCTTCCGCCCCGGTGCCTCCCTCCCGTTTTCCGCTCCTATCACCCCTGAAAAGGTACTGCTCAGCCTGTACCCCGACGCTTTACTCACCCCCGCTTGCGCTTCAACTACCGTAACCACGTCCGTGGCTCTCTGA
- a CDS encoding FAD binding domain-containing protein translates to MLQFYLNDQLIRTTQPAGSTLLDFVRYNRHLTGTKIGCREGDCGACTVLVGELQPGGQTVAYQSMTSCLTPLGNAHGRHVVTVEGINAARGTLTPIQQAIVAEGGSQCGFCTVGFVMSLTGHSLSQKPGTPETALAAIDGNICRCTGYKSLERATLALQQQLTDRPTEQPLAWLAEQGFVPGYFQDIPAKLTALRNATETVAAGINQSQNGHTATVTGLDAATAARAQVLGGGTDLLVQRPEQLREMPVQLVYGQPERRGIRREGNNIVLGAATTAQELMESGVMRELLPRLPEHLKLVSSTPIRNMGTVAGNFINASPIGDLTILFLALGASITLEDTGLGQRRELPLQELYVGYKQLAKSADEQVLHIQFQAPQAADFFNFEKVSKRTHLDIASVNSAAWLRVQGGLVEAARLSAGGVGPIPLVLPRTAEFLIGREISIETVRGALELAQEEISPISDVRGTVQYKRLLLRQLLAAHFLQFFPEQLSLTDLL, encoded by the coding sequence ATGCTTCAGTTTTATCTTAACGATCAGCTCATCCGGACCACCCAACCGGCGGGCAGTACCCTGCTTGATTTTGTGCGCTATAACCGCCACCTGACGGGCACAAAAATTGGATGCCGGGAGGGCGACTGCGGGGCCTGCACCGTGCTGGTGGGTGAGTTGCAGCCAGGCGGACAAACAGTGGCCTACCAGTCGATGACTTCGTGCCTAACGCCGCTGGGCAACGCCCACGGCCGTCATGTAGTAACGGTAGAGGGTATTAACGCAGCACGGGGCACGCTCACGCCCATTCAGCAGGCTATTGTAGCGGAAGGTGGCTCGCAGTGCGGGTTTTGCACGGTGGGCTTCGTGATGTCGTTAACGGGGCACTCACTCAGCCAAAAGCCCGGCACCCCAGAAACGGCGCTAGCGGCCATTGATGGTAACATCTGTCGCTGCACGGGCTACAAGTCGCTGGAGCGGGCCACGCTGGCTCTGCAGCAGCAGCTTACTGATAGGCCTACCGAGCAGCCCCTGGCCTGGCTGGCAGAGCAGGGCTTTGTGCCAGGCTATTTCCAGGATATTCCGGCTAAGCTCACCGCGTTGCGAAATGCTACAGAGACGGTGGCAGCAGGCATTAACCAGTCTCAGAATGGTCACACTGCTACCGTAACTGGCCTAGATGCAGCCACAGCAGCCCGCGCCCAGGTGCTGGGCGGCGGCACTGATCTGCTGGTACAGCGCCCCGAGCAGCTGCGGGAAATGCCAGTGCAGTTGGTGTACGGCCAGCCCGAGCGCCGCGGTATTCGTCGGGAGGGCAACAACATTGTACTGGGGGCTGCCACTACGGCCCAAGAGCTTATGGAGTCGGGGGTAATGCGGGAGTTGCTGCCGCGCCTGCCCGAGCACCTGAAGCTGGTTTCCAGCACGCCCATTCGCAACATGGGTACGGTGGCGGGCAACTTCATCAACGCCTCCCCCATCGGCGACCTAACCATTCTCTTCCTAGCTCTTGGAGCCAGCATCACGCTGGAAGATACTGGCCTAGGTCAGCGGCGAGAGCTGCCATTGCAGGAGTTGTATGTGGGCTACAAGCAGCTAGCCAAAAGCGCCGACGAGCAGGTGCTACACATTCAGTTTCAGGCGCCCCAAGCCGCTGACTTTTTCAATTTTGAGAAGGTTTCGAAGCGCACGCACCTGGATATTGCCAGCGTGAACTCGGCGGCGTGGCTACGGGTGCAGGGTGGCCTAGTAGAAGCGGCGCGCCTCTCAGCGGGTGGCGTAGGCCCAATTCCGCTGGTGCTGCCTCGTACGGCCGAGTTCTTAATTGGGCGTGAAATCAGCATTGAAACCGTACGTGGTGCGCTGGAGCTGGCTCAGGAGGAAATCAGCCCGATCAGTGACGTACGCGGCACCGTGCAGTACAAGCGGTTGCTATTACGGCAGTTGCTGGCAGCTCACTTCCTGCAGTTCTTTCCGGAGCAGTTGAGCTTGACGGATTTACTGTAG
- a CDS encoding MJ1255/VC2487 family glycosyltransferase, with protein MNILYGVPGEGLGHATRSKVVIAHLLEQGHNVCVVSSARAYQMLAANFPGRVHEIRGFHLAYRKLTVSKLRTATLTLRTAPENLVVNFRKYQELLCDFEPELVISDFESFSYFFAKWRRLPVISIDNIQIISRAKLDITVPASERGNLTVAREIVRAKLPRSQHYLITSFFELPLIKENTTLVPPIIRPEIVRATPGTGTHVLVYQSATNQKDLVPMLQELPGQEFRVYGFNKEETHGNVHLQAFSEQGFIDDLASARAVVTNGGFSLISEAVYLHKPVCAVPIPAQFEQFLNAAEIEKLGYGRHFSTITPDNLKAFLYDLSSFEEALRRYEQHGNEILFTQLQEVLAGVSQTLHQD; from the coding sequence ATGAATATTCTCTACGGGGTTCCGGGCGAGGGCTTGGGCCACGCTACCCGCAGCAAAGTGGTTATTGCGCATTTGCTGGAGCAGGGGCATAATGTATGCGTGGTAAGCAGCGCGCGGGCGTATCAGATGCTGGCAGCCAATTTTCCGGGTCGGGTGCACGAGATACGAGGGTTTCACCTGGCTTACCGGAAGCTCACCGTTTCTAAGTTGCGCACCGCCACCCTTACGTTGCGCACCGCCCCGGAAAACCTGGTTGTCAACTTCCGCAAGTACCAGGAGTTGCTCTGCGACTTTGAGCCTGAGCTGGTGATTTCCGACTTTGAGTCGTTTAGTTATTTCTTTGCCAAGTGGCGTCGGCTCCCGGTAATCAGCATTGATAATATCCAGATTATCAGCAGGGCTAAGCTAGATATCACGGTGCCCGCCTCAGAGCGGGGTAACCTCACAGTAGCCCGTGAGATAGTGCGCGCCAAACTGCCGCGCAGCCAGCATTACCTGATAACCAGCTTTTTCGAGTTGCCCTTAATTAAGGAGAATACCACGCTGGTGCCGCCTATTATTCGGCCCGAAATTGTGCGAGCTACCCCTGGCACGGGTACCCATGTGCTGGTGTACCAGTCAGCCACTAACCAGAAAGACTTGGTGCCCATGCTCCAGGAACTGCCGGGGCAGGAGTTTCGGGTGTACGGGTTCAATAAAGAGGAAACGCACGGCAATGTGCACCTGCAGGCTTTCAGCGAGCAGGGTTTTATTGATGATTTAGCCAGCGCCCGTGCAGTAGTAACCAACGGTGGCTTTTCCCTGATCAGCGAAGCCGTTTATCTGCATAAGCCCGTATGTGCCGTGCCCATTCCGGCGCAGTTTGAACAGTTTCTGAATGCCGCTGAAATTGAGAAGCTAGGCTACGGCCGCCATTTCAGCACCATCACCCCCGATAATCTGAAGGCCTTCCTCTATGACCTGAGCAGTTTCGAAGAGGCCCTCCGCCGTTATGAGCAGCACGGCAACGAGATACTATTTACCCAGCTGCAGGAAGTGTTAGCGGGAGTGAGCCAAACTCTGCACCAAGATTAA